The following coding sequences lie in one Thermomicrobium sp. 4228-Ro genomic window:
- a CDS encoding metal-dependent hydrolase — translation MAVTVRYLGHAAFALEADGKQVVIDPFLTGNPKAAARPDELNPVAILITHAHADHVGDAVAISKRTKAPVIATFELATFLQQQGAEAIPANHGGTVRFDGGTVKLVPAWHTSSYGEQFLAPGVPAGLVVRMGGKTLYFAGDTCLFGDMALIGEEGLDFAALPIGDHFTMGPADAVKAVKLLKPQIVVPCHYNTFPLIEQDPVAFAQAVMAQTSARCIVLQPGEQLTLQ, via the coding sequence ATGGCAGTCACCGTGCGGTATCTCGGGCACGCGGCATTCGCACTGGAAGCGGACGGCAAGCAAGTCGTTATCGACCCCTTCCTCACGGGGAACCCGAAGGCAGCAGCGCGACCCGACGAACTCAACCCGGTCGCGATCCTCATCACGCACGCGCACGCTGACCATGTCGGCGATGCAGTCGCCATCTCCAAGCGCACGAAGGCGCCGGTGATCGCGACGTTCGAGTTAGCAACGTTCCTCCAGCAGCAGGGCGCTGAAGCGATTCCGGCGAACCACGGGGGAACGGTCCGCTTCGACGGTGGCACAGTCAAGCTGGTTCCGGCCTGGCACACCTCGTCCTACGGCGAGCAGTTCCTCGCACCGGGCGTCCCAGCCGGCCTCGTCGTGCGCATGGGCGGGAAGACGCTCTACTTCGCGGGTGACACCTGCCTCTTCGGTGACATGGCGCTCATCGGGGAGGAAGGGCTGGACTTCGCCGCCCTGCCGATCGGCGACCACTTCACGATGGGGCCGGCTGATGCCGTGAAAGCGGTCAAGCTGCTCAAGCCCCAGATCGTGGTGCCCTGCCACTACAACACGTTCCCGTTGATCGAGCAGGATCCGGTCGCTTTCGCGCAAGCGGTCATGGCGCAAACGAGTGCCCGGTGCATCGTGCTCCAGCCCGGCGAACAGTTGACGCTCCAGTAA
- a CDS encoding amidohydrolase, which translates to MEATLALFGGHVVTAGATTPPATAIALAGDRILAVGSDADVRRFVGPRTETIDLRGRTVTPGFDDAHCHPIALGLSLREVDARTPPNRSVADIIARIAERAATQPPGTWIVARGYDQAQLAERRHPTREDLDRATSQHPVLLIRACGHIGVANSMALARAGIGPGTPDPPGGTIDRATDGTPTGVLREAALQRVRAILPEPTVADLAAALEEAGSLFLRYGVTSVQEAGIRRAEEFQAYQILTRDRRLPVRSTLMILIDPLLETVRALGIRTGFGDSWLRIGPAKLFLDGSIGGRTARMSQPYLDRDTLGLWMDDPETMKRKIVAAHCAGFQCCAHAIGDAAIELLLDSFEEALRLQPRHDHRHRIEHCSILRPDLIDRIARLGAVPIPGTTFLHDFREVYLSGLGSERLRYAYALRTFLDRGILAAASSDAPVCSPNPMLGIQTMITRKDASGQATWPEECISLEEAIRVYTLHGAYASFSEHEKGTLEPGKLADLVVLETDLRTVPPDALAQVRVDYTIVDGRVAYARPGAP; encoded by the coding sequence ATGGAAGCGACGCTCGCCTTATTCGGTGGTCATGTCGTCACCGCAGGCGCCACCACACCGCCCGCGACCGCCATTGCGCTCGCTGGCGATCGCATTCTCGCTGTGGGCTCCGATGCCGACGTACGCCGGTTCGTCGGTCCACGCACCGAAACGATCGATCTCCGTGGGCGAACCGTCACACCCGGCTTCGATGATGCACATTGTCACCCGATCGCGCTCGGGCTGAGTCTGCGCGAGGTCGATGCCCGAACCCCGCCGAACCGGAGCGTCGCCGATATCATCGCCCGGATCGCCGAGCGTGCCGCCACGCAGCCACCCGGCACGTGGATCGTTGCTCGCGGGTACGATCAGGCCCAGCTCGCTGAACGGCGGCACCCGACACGCGAGGATCTCGATCGGGCGACGAGCCAGCACCCCGTCTTGCTCATCCGGGCATGCGGCCACATCGGTGTCGCCAACAGTATGGCACTCGCCCGCGCTGGCATCGGCCCCGGTACGCCGGATCCACCAGGCGGGACGATCGACCGTGCCACCGACGGGACGCCGACCGGTGTCCTGCGCGAAGCCGCACTGCAACGCGTCCGCGCGATACTTCCGGAACCGACGGTCGCGGACCTCGCTGCAGCGCTGGAGGAAGCTGGCTCGCTGTTCCTGCGTTACGGTGTCACGAGCGTGCAGGAGGCCGGAATCAGGCGCGCGGAGGAGTTCCAGGCCTACCAGATACTGACACGCGACCGGCGCTTACCGGTCCGCAGCACGCTCATGATCCTGATCGATCCTCTGCTCGAGACGGTGCGGGCGCTCGGTATCCGTACCGGTTTCGGAGACAGCTGGCTCCGGATCGGCCCCGCCAAACTCTTCTTGGACGGGAGTATCGGTGGCCGCACCGCACGCATGTCGCAACCGTACCTCGACCGGGACACGTTGGGCCTCTGGATGGACGATCCGGAGACCATGAAGAGAAAGATCGTCGCAGCGCACTGTGCTGGTTTCCAGTGCTGTGCGCACGCGATCGGTGACGCCGCGATCGAACTCCTGTTGGACTCCTTCGAGGAAGCGTTACGTCTCCAACCGCGGCACGATCACCGCCACCGGATCGAACATTGCAGCATTCTCCGGCCCGACCTGATCGACCGCATCGCGCGACTCGGCGCGGTTCCGATACCCGGTACGACGTTCCTCCACGATTTTCGTGAGGTCTACCTGAGCGGCCTCGGGAGCGAGCGGCTCCGCTATGCTTACGCCCTCCGGACGTTCCTGGACCGCGGTATCCTCGCGGCTGCCAGCAGCGATGCCCCGGTCTGCTCACCGAACCCGATGCTCGGGATCCAGACTATGATCACGCGCAAGGACGCGTCCGGCCAGGCCACCTGGCCGGAGGAATGCATCTCGCTCGAGGAGGCGATCCGGGTGTACACGTTGCACGGCGCCTACGCGAGCTTCAGCGAGCACGAGAAGGGGACGCTCGAGCCAGGGAAATTGGCCGACCTCGTCGTCCTGGAGACCGACCTGCGCACCGTTCCACCGGATGCGCTCGCTCAGGTACGCGTCGACTACACCATCGTCGATGGAAGGGTCGCCTACGCTCGGCCAGGCGCTCCATAG
- a CDS encoding amidohydrolase — protein MVADLVLRNANVLTLDPAQPRAQALSVWRGRILAVGDEDRVLEDAGPGTRILDLAGATVLPAFDDAHCHPIGLGLALEWVDVSPEAAPTLARLLDRLAEAARSLPPDRWLLARGYDDSRLDVRRHPTRWELDTVTGDRPAIVIRTCGHMLVANSAALARAGITRETPDPEGGRIVRDETGEPTGLLQERAQELVRQLLPEPTISDLERALRRAGERFLSLGIASVTEAGIGRPEELLAYQNLRERGELPVRSRVMLLIDQLLEPAERLGLRSGFGDDWLRIGPFKLFQDGAGGARTAAMSVPYPGEPQNYGIAYYTQEQLDDAFRRVARLGCQAAAHAIGDRAIEMVLTAYERALADYPLADHRWRIEHCGMLRPDLLQRLARLGVVAVPQPGFGYYLGDAYLRNFSDEWLALAYPTRAWLERGIAVAFSSDAPVIPPDPWVGIQAAVLRRTRTGQPFGPQQRVDTLEALRLYTAGGAYAHFEEDRKGRIAPGFLADLVVVDRDPLAVDPEELPAIRTLVTIVDGRVAWEA, from the coding sequence ATGGTCGCCGACCTGGTATTGCGGAACGCGAACGTGCTCACACTCGATCCGGCTCAGCCACGGGCGCAGGCGCTCAGCGTCTGGCGCGGTCGCATCCTCGCGGTCGGTGACGAGGATCGGGTGCTGGAGGATGCTGGACCAGGGACACGCATCCTCGACCTCGCGGGTGCGACGGTGTTGCCAGCGTTCGATGACGCGCACTGTCATCCGATCGGGCTCGGCCTCGCCCTGGAGTGGGTCGATGTATCCCCCGAGGCCGCTCCCACGCTCGCGCGGCTACTCGACCGCCTGGCGGAAGCTGCCCGCTCGCTTCCACCCGACCGCTGGCTGCTGGCGCGCGGGTACGACGACTCGCGACTGGACGTGCGACGCCATCCCACGCGCTGGGAACTCGATACCGTCACCGGTGACCGCCCAGCCATCGTGATCCGGACTTGTGGGCATATGCTGGTCGCGAACAGTGCGGCGCTCGCACGTGCCGGCATCACGCGCGAGACACCGGATCCCGAAGGTGGCCGGATCGTCCGCGACGAGACCGGCGAACCGACCGGTCTTCTCCAAGAGCGAGCCCAGGAGCTGGTACGGCAACTCCTCCCCGAGCCGACCATCAGCGATCTCGAGCGTGCCCTCCGGCGAGCCGGCGAGCGCTTCCTCTCGCTGGGTATCGCCAGCGTCACCGAGGCCGGTATCGGTCGCCCCGAGGAGCTCCTGGCTTACCAGAACCTCCGCGAGCGCGGGGAGTTGCCGGTACGCAGCCGCGTGATGCTGCTCATCGACCAGCTGCTGGAACCGGCTGAACGGCTCGGGCTCCGCAGCGGTTTCGGTGACGACTGGTTGCGGATCGGCCCCTTCAAGCTGTTCCAAGATGGCGCTGGTGGTGCGCGCACGGCTGCGATGAGCGTCCCCTACCCCGGAGAACCGCAGAACTACGGTATCGCCTACTACACGCAAGAGCAGCTGGACGACGCGTTCCGGCGTGTCGCCCGGCTGGGCTGCCAGGCCGCCGCTCATGCCATCGGCGATCGGGCGATCGAGATGGTCCTGACCGCCTACGAGCGTGCTCTGGCAGACTATCCGCTCGCCGATCACCGTTGGCGCATCGAGCATTGTGGGATGCTCCGGCCCGATCTTTTGCAACGCTTGGCGCGACTCGGTGTCGTCGCTGTCCCGCAGCCCGGCTTCGGCTACTACCTCGGCGATGCGTACCTGCGCAACTTCAGCGACGAGTGGCTGGCACTCGCCTACCCGACACGCGCCTGGCTGGAACGCGGCATCGCGGTCGCTTTCAGTTCCGATGCACCGGTCATTCCACCCGATCCCTGGGTCGGCATTCAAGCCGCGGTGCTGCGCCGCACGCGCACGGGACAACCGTTCGGGCCGCAGCAGCGCGTCGACACGCTGGAGGCGCTCCGCCTGTACACCGCCGGCGGAGCCTATGCGCACTTCGAGGAAGACCGGAAAGGTCGGATCGCACCGGGCTTCCTCGCCGATCTCGTCGTCGTCGACCGTGATCCGCTGGCCGTCGACCCTGAGGAGCTTCCGGCGATCCGGACGCTCGTCACGATCGTCGACGGGCGAGTCGCGTGGGAAGCCTGA
- a CDS encoding Fur family transcriptional regulator, translated as MTPQRMAILAEVQNAERHLTAAEIYERVRRKYPTIAYGTVYRTLHLLAKHGLIQEFPFGDNASRFDRRTDRHDHVHCIVCGELVDVEVPIALLARQVAAEQTGFQIIDHQTVFTGICPACQEMQDRSAERSRATASR; from the coding sequence ATGACGCCACAGCGGATGGCGATCCTGGCCGAGGTGCAGAATGCCGAGCGGCATCTCACCGCGGCGGAAATTTACGAGCGTGTCCGACGCAAGTACCCGACGATCGCCTATGGCACGGTCTACCGGACACTGCACCTTCTGGCCAAGCACGGCTTGATCCAGGAGTTCCCCTTCGGGGACAACGCGAGCCGGTTCGATCGCCGGACCGATCGACACGATCACGTGCACTGCATCGTGTGCGGTGAACTGGTCGATGTCGAGGTACCGATCGCGCTCCTGGCACGGCAGGTGGCAGCAGAGCAGACCGGATTCCAGATCATCGACCACCAGACGGTCTTCACCGGTATCTGCCCCGCCTGCCAGGAGATGCAGGACCGCAGCGCGGAACGGAGCCGTGCCACGGCGAGCCGCTGA
- a CDS encoding cysteine desulfurase: MNARASAQPLDVERIRADFPILQRTVRGGKPLVYLDSAATSQKPASVIEALAGFYRSSNANIHRGIYELSEEASALYEEARAKVARFIGAARAEEVIFVRNTTEAINLVARVWGTTQLRAGDVVVTTILEHHSNIVPWYQLAAERGVVVRFVDIDDDGRLRLEQLEQLLRNESVKLVAVTHVSNALGTINPIREIARLAHDAGALLLVDGAQSVPHLPVNVRELGADFLAFSGHKMLGPFGIGVLWARYELLQALPPFLGGGGMIRTVTTEGFTPGDVPARFEAGTPSVADAVALGAAIEYLEATGMAAIRQHEQALLAYALPRLEEIPGIRLFGPVGDDRAGVISFTFGDVHPHDVAAILDQHGVAVRAGHHCTQPLMRRLGVVATTRASFYLYNHEGDVDRLVEALEEVRRVFGVTG, encoded by the coding sequence ATGAACGCACGGGCGAGCGCGCAGCCACTCGACGTCGAACGGATCCGGGCCGATTTCCCGATCCTGCAGCGGACGGTACGTGGGGGTAAGCCACTGGTCTATCTCGACAGCGCGGCCACCTCTCAGAAGCCAGCGAGCGTCATCGAGGCGCTCGCTGGCTTCTACCGCAGCAGCAACGCGAATATCCATCGTGGCATCTATGAGCTCAGCGAGGAAGCCTCGGCCCTGTACGAGGAGGCGCGAGCGAAGGTGGCTCGGTTCATCGGTGCCGCCCGAGCCGAGGAGGTCATCTTCGTCCGCAACACGACCGAGGCGATCAATCTGGTCGCGCGCGTCTGGGGCACGACGCAGCTCCGGGCCGGTGACGTGGTCGTCACGACGATCCTCGAGCACCATTCGAACATCGTCCCCTGGTACCAGCTCGCTGCCGAACGCGGTGTCGTCGTCCGCTTCGTCGACATCGACGACGATGGGCGTCTCCGCCTGGAACAGCTGGAACAGCTGCTCCGGAACGAATCCGTCAAGCTGGTCGCCGTTACGCATGTCTCGAACGCGCTGGGAACGATCAACCCGATTCGCGAGATCGCCCGCCTGGCACACGACGCTGGAGCCTTGCTTCTCGTCGATGGAGCGCAGAGTGTCCCACATCTGCCGGTGAACGTGCGAGAGTTGGGAGCGGACTTCCTCGCCTTCTCAGGTCACAAGATGCTGGGACCGTTCGGGATCGGTGTCCTCTGGGCACGGTACGAGCTGCTCCAGGCTCTTCCCCCGTTCCTCGGCGGTGGCGGCATGATCCGCACAGTCACCACCGAAGGGTTCACCCCGGGGGATGTCCCGGCGCGCTTCGAGGCCGGAACACCGAGCGTGGCTGACGCGGTCGCGCTGGGTGCGGCGATCGAGTATCTCGAAGCGACCGGCATGGCAGCGATCCGCCAGCACGAGCAGGCGCTCCTCGCGTATGCGTTGCCGCGGCTCGAGGAGATTCCTGGGATCCGCCTCTTCGGCCCGGTCGGTGACGATCGTGCGGGCGTCATCAGTTTCACGTTCGGCGACGTCCATCCGCACGACGTTGCGGCGATCCTCGATCAACACGGTGTCGCCGTGCGCGCCGGCCATCACTGTACCCAGCCGCTCATGCGACGTCTCGGCGTCGTCGCGACCACACGGGCGAGCTTCTACCTTTACAATCACGAGGGAGATGTCGACCGACTCGTCGAGGCACTCGAAGAGGTCCGGCGAGTCTTCGGGGTCACCGGTTGA
- the sufC gene encoding Fe-S cluster assembly ATPase SufC has protein sequence MAEHTPLFVIENLRAGIEGKEILRGVNLTIERGEIHALMGPNGSGKSTLAYVIAGHPNYEVYEGRILYKGENVLELSPDERARLGMFLAFQYPTAIPGVTMANFLRLAVNSVRKARYGEDKALSPREFRRLLREKLELLRMDESFASRYLNEGFSGGEKKRAEILQMAMLEPEFAVLDETDSGLDIDALRTVSEGVNRLFNPNMALLVITHYQRILNYIKPHFVHVMLDGKIVVSGGPELAHELEEKGYDWVKGQYAEAAS, from the coding sequence ATGGCTGAGCACACGCCGCTTTTCGTGATCGAGAATCTGCGCGCAGGGATCGAAGGGAAGGAGATCCTGCGCGGGGTGAACCTGACGATCGAGCGAGGCGAGATTCACGCGCTCATGGGGCCGAACGGCTCTGGCAAGAGCACGCTCGCCTACGTCATCGCGGGTCACCCGAACTACGAAGTCTACGAGGGACGGATCCTCTACAAGGGGGAGAACGTACTCGAGCTCTCGCCGGACGAGCGCGCTCGGCTCGGGATGTTCCTCGCCTTCCAGTATCCGACTGCGATTCCTGGTGTGACAATGGCGAACTTCCTACGCCTCGCGGTCAACTCGGTACGCAAGGCACGCTACGGCGAGGACAAGGCACTCAGCCCGCGCGAGTTTCGCCGTCTCCTGCGCGAGAAGCTCGAGTTGCTCCGCATGGACGAGTCGTTCGCCAGCCGGTACTTGAACGAGGGCTTCTCCGGCGGTGAGAAGAAGCGCGCCGAAATTCTGCAGATGGCCATGCTCGAGCCGGAGTTCGCTGTCCTGGACGAGACCGACTCGGGTCTGGATATCGACGCGCTCCGGACGGTTTCCGAGGGTGTCAACCGGCTGTTCAACCCGAATATGGCCTTGCTCGTGATCACCCACTACCAGCGGATCCTGAACTACATCAAGCCGCACTTCGTCCACGTGATGCTCGACGGGAAGATCGTGGTGTCCGGTGGCCCCGAGCTGGCACACGAGCTCGAGGAGAAGGGTTACGACTGGGTCAAGGGACAGTACGCCGAGGCTGCGTCCTGA
- the sufB gene encoding Fe-S cluster assembly protein SufB, whose amino-acid sequence MATPEVELKRLGSEYAEKYGFRDPEQYVFKARKGLDREVVEQISWIKNEPDWMREFRLKALEYFQRRPMPTWGADLSELNFDEIVYYIKPTERKGSSWDELPEHIRRTFDRLGIPEAERRFLAGVGAQYESEVVYHSLREELKRLGVIFCDMDTAVREYPDLVKQYFGTIVPPNDNKFAALNSAVWSGGSFVYVPEGVRVEVPLQAYFRINAENVGQFERTLIIVEPGAYVHYVEGCTAPIYSAASLHSAVVEIIVKEGARCRYTTIQNWSKNVYNLVTKRAAAYRDATMEWVDGNLGSKVTMKYPAVWLMEPGARGEVLSVAFAGDGQHQDAGGKMVHVAPYTSSQIISKSISKGTGRASYRGLVKVHRGAHHVRANVVCDALLLDEQSRTDTYPYMEIEEEQVSIGHEATVSKVAEEQLFYLQSRGLTEAEAMSMIVNGFIEPITKELPLEYAVELNRLIALEMEGSVG is encoded by the coding sequence ATGGCAACGCCAGAAGTCGAACTCAAGCGCTTGGGGAGCGAGTACGCCGAGAAGTACGGGTTCCGCGACCCCGAGCAGTACGTCTTCAAGGCCCGCAAGGGGCTCGACCGGGAGGTCGTGGAACAGATCTCGTGGATCAAGAACGAGCCGGACTGGATGCGGGAGTTCCGACTCAAGGCGCTCGAGTACTTCCAGCGCCGGCCGATGCCCACCTGGGGCGCCGATCTCTCGGAGCTGAACTTCGACGAGATCGTGTACTACATCAAGCCGACCGAGCGGAAGGGCTCGAGCTGGGACGAGCTCCCGGAGCACATCCGTCGCACGTTCGACCGGCTCGGGATCCCCGAGGCCGAACGGCGGTTCCTCGCCGGTGTGGGTGCCCAGTACGAGTCGGAGGTCGTCTATCACTCGCTCCGCGAGGAACTCAAGCGACTGGGTGTCATCTTCTGCGATATGGACACCGCAGTCCGCGAGTACCCCGATCTCGTCAAGCAGTACTTCGGCACGATCGTCCCGCCGAACGATAACAAGTTCGCGGCCCTCAACTCGGCCGTCTGGTCAGGCGGCTCCTTCGTCTACGTTCCGGAGGGCGTGCGTGTCGAAGTGCCCTTGCAGGCCTACTTCCGCATCAACGCGGAGAACGTGGGGCAGTTCGAGCGCACGCTGATCATCGTCGAGCCGGGTGCGTACGTGCATTACGTCGAAGGCTGTACGGCGCCGATCTACAGCGCGGCCTCGCTGCACAGCGCCGTCGTCGAGATCATCGTCAAGGAAGGCGCCCGCTGCCGTTACACGACCATCCAGAACTGGTCGAAGAACGTGTACAACCTGGTCACCAAGCGGGCGGCAGCCTACCGCGACGCGACGATGGAGTGGGTCGACGGGAACCTCGGCTCCAAGGTGACGATGAAGTACCCAGCCGTCTGGCTGATGGAGCCGGGTGCCCGCGGCGAGGTGCTCTCCGTCGCCTTCGCCGGTGACGGGCAGCACCAGGATGCCGGTGGCAAAATGGTGCACGTGGCACCGTACACGTCGTCGCAGATCATCTCGAAGTCGATCTCCAAGGGCACCGGGCGCGCCAGCTACCGTGGCCTGGTGAAGGTGCACCGTGGCGCGCATCACGTGCGGGCCAACGTCGTCTGCGACGCGCTTCTGCTCGACGAGCAGAGCCGCACCGATACGTACCCGTACATGGAGATCGAGGAAGAGCAGGTCTCCATCGGCCACGAGGCCACGGTGAGCAAGGTGGCGGAGGAACAGCTCTTCTACCTGCAGAGCCGCGGACTGACCGAGGCCGAAGCGATGAGCATGATCGTCAACGGCTTTATCGAGCCGATCACCAAGGAACTCCCGCTCGAGTATGCCGTCGAGCTCAACCGCTTGATCGCGCTCGAGATGGAGGGTTCGGTCGGATGA
- a CDS encoding 3'-5' exonuclease, which yields MDRQARAREWAQWVLSTPGIVIVDTETTGLGPYDEVIEVTVLDAHGRVLLDSLVRPTCPIDPGAARVHGLGEMHLARAPEWPLVYRELLGILRRTRCAVTYNASFDRRLLEQTCRRHGLPPPQLDWHCAMRRFADYAGRPVVDSWRAYHRLAEALERLGLVHPGTHRAAADAEACRRLIHGMAAGRPLRF from the coding sequence ATGGACCGGCAAGCACGCGCACGCGAGTGGGCACAGTGGGTCCTCTCGACGCCCGGTATCGTCATCGTCGATACCGAGACGACCGGCCTCGGCCCCTACGACGAAGTGATCGAAGTCACGGTACTCGACGCGCACGGGCGTGTGCTCCTGGACTCGCTCGTGCGCCCGACGTGCCCGATCGACCCCGGCGCAGCTCGCGTGCATGGGCTCGGCGAGATGCATCTGGCGCGTGCCCCGGAGTGGCCACTGGTCTATCGCGAACTACTCGGTATCCTACGACGAACCCGCTGTGCCGTCACGTACAACGCGTCGTTCGACCGCCGGCTTCTCGAGCAAACCTGCCGTCGGCATGGACTGCCGCCTCCGCAGCTCGACTGGCACTGCGCGATGCGCCGCTTCGCCGACTACGCTGGCCGACCGGTCGTCGATTCCTGGCGTGCCTATCACCGACTGGCCGAGGCACTCGAACGCCTCGGCCTCGTCCATCCTGGCACCCACCGTGCGGCGGCTGATGCCGAGGCATGCCGGAGACTGATTCACGGCATGGCAGCCGGTCGACCGCTGCGCTTCTGA
- a CDS encoding tetratricopeptide repeat protein, which yields MQQLVEEHPNDAYLRFSLGTTEYLLGNVDAALAAYERAAAIGLPPEMLWYQFWPVSAYVDAGRYEEALTLAAAQIASAGVFGEMHYERGRAFEALEQVGAAIAEYRRALEDDANLEAARQALRRLGAEP from the coding sequence ATGCAACAGCTCGTCGAGGAACATCCGAACGATGCCTATCTTCGGTTCTCTCTCGGTACCACCGAGTACCTCCTCGGGAACGTCGACGCTGCGCTCGCTGCCTACGAGCGTGCCGCAGCCATCGGCCTCCCACCCGAGATGCTGTGGTACCAGTTCTGGCCGGTCTCAGCCTACGTCGATGCTGGTCGGTACGAGGAAGCACTCACGCTGGCAGCAGCCCAGATCGCGAGCGCCGGTGTGTTCGGCGAGATGCACTACGAGCGAGGACGGGCGTTCGAGGCACTCGAGCAGGTCGGTGCCGCGATCGCCGAATACCGGCGGGCACTCGAGGACGACGCCAATCTCGAAGCGGCCCGCCAGGCCCTGCGTCGGCTCGGCGCGGAGCCGTAG
- the sufD gene encoding Fe-S cluster assembly protein SufD: protein MSTRVAERTRGFTREAVEELSHLLGEPDWLRERRLAAWEVYERTPMPSRTDEEWRRTDIRRLPIDEVFPFADLRERVSSPNALPQALFEILGDAALRSGLLVQVDGSVVYAQLDPGLAGQGVIFTDLLTAAREIPELVQQYFMTEAVTPQDNKFAALHGAFWSSGTFLYVPENVEVALPLRSFVWAETPGAGIFAHTLLIAEPGSTVVLIDTWASPTVEEPLIASNVVEIIAKEGAQVRYIQLQDWGRSLWNFTTQRALLHQDAVVNTLNVSLGSKLSKAFIASNLIGPGATAEMLGLYFADDAQHLDHQTRQWHVAPYATSDLLYKGALKDRARTVFSGLIKVFPQAQRTDAYQANRNLILSPNARADTIPNLEIGANDVRCTHGATVGQVEEEYIFYLMSRGISRPEAVKLIVDGFFDEVIERVPVTEVQETVRTAIARKIGL from the coding sequence ATGAGCACCAGGGTAGCCGAGCGAACACGCGGCTTTACACGCGAAGCAGTCGAAGAGCTGTCTCACCTCCTGGGCGAGCCGGACTGGCTGCGCGAGCGGCGGCTCGCCGCCTGGGAAGTTTACGAACGCACGCCGATGCCGAGCCGCACCGACGAGGAGTGGCGGCGCACCGATATCCGCCGCCTCCCGATCGACGAGGTGTTCCCGTTCGCTGACTTGCGCGAGCGCGTGAGCAGTCCGAATGCGCTCCCGCAGGCGCTCTTCGAGATCCTCGGCGACGCGGCACTCCGCTCCGGCCTGTTGGTACAGGTCGACGGGTCGGTCGTCTACGCGCAGCTCGATCCGGGTCTCGCCGGGCAGGGAGTGATCTTCACCGATCTCCTCACCGCTGCCCGCGAGATTCCGGAACTCGTCCAGCAGTACTTCATGACTGAGGCAGTGACGCCGCAGGACAACAAGTTCGCGGCGTTGCACGGAGCCTTCTGGAGCAGCGGCACCTTCCTGTACGTGCCGGAGAACGTCGAGGTCGCACTCCCGCTGCGGAGCTTCGTCTGGGCCGAGACGCCAGGGGCGGGTATCTTCGCACACACCCTCTTGATCGCCGAGCCCGGTTCGACCGTCGTCCTCATCGACACCTGGGCCTCGCCGACGGTCGAGGAACCGCTGATCGCATCCAACGTCGTCGAGATCATCGCGAAGGAAGGGGCGCAAGTCCGGTACATCCAGCTGCAGGACTGGGGGCGGAGCCTCTGGAACTTCACGACCCAGCGCGCGCTGCTGCACCAGGACGCGGTGGTCAACACGCTCAACGTGAGCCTGGGCTCCAAGTTGAGCAAGGCCTTCATCGCCAGCAACCTGATCGGCCCCGGCGCGACAGCTGAAATGCTCGGTCTCTACTTCGCGGACGATGCACAACACCTGGATCACCAGACGCGACAGTGGCACGTGGCGCCGTACGCGACGAGCGACCTGCTGTACAAGGGAGCCCTCAAGGACCGTGCCCGCACGGTCTTCAGTGGCCTCATCAAGGTGTTCCCACAGGCCCAGCGAACCGACGCCTATCAGGCGAATCGGAACCTCATTCTCTCGCCGAACGCGCGTGCCGATACGATCCCGAACCTGGAGATCGGTGCGAACGACGTGCGCTGCACCCACGGCGCAACCGTCGGCCAGGTGGAGGAAGAGTACATCTTCTACTTGATGAGCCGCGGCATCAGCCGGCCAGAAGCCGTCAAGCTGATCGTCGACGGCTTCTTCGACGAAGTCATCGAGCGCGTACCGGTCACCGAGGTCCAGGAGACGGTGCGCACAGCGATCGCACGGAAGATCGGGCTATGA
- a CDS encoding iron-sulfur cluster assembly scaffold protein: MDKQELMEQIVEHYRRPRHRHPLPDADVTMPGGNPGCGDIVTIYLKVDPEGGVVAQASFEGEGCTISQAAADILLDVVNEERWTLEEVLETDYHLMEELIGEEAVKMRPRCATLALGTLKAAVTKYLRDRLRREAGLEVVEAENARFGIVTGDVPLENTATDH, translated from the coding sequence ATGGACAAGCAAGAGCTCATGGAACAGATCGTCGAGCACTACCGGCGTCCACGCCACCGCCATCCTCTGCCCGATGCGGACGTCACCATGCCGGGCGGCAACCCCGGTTGCGGCGACATCGTGACCATCTATCTCAAAGTCGATCCCGAGGGGGGCGTCGTCGCACAGGCATCGTTCGAGGGAGAAGGGTGTACCATCAGCCAGGCAGCAGCCGATATCCTGCTCGACGTCGTCAATGAGGAGCGCTGGACACTCGAGGAGGTGCTCGAGACCGATTACCACCTGATGGAGGAGCTGATCGGTGAAGAAGCGGTCAAGATGCGCCCGCGCTGCGCGACGCTCGCGCTCGGGACGCTCAAGGCTGCCGTCACCAAGTACCTCCGTGACCGCCTGCGCCGCGAAGCAGGGCTCGAGGTGGTCGAGGCAGAGAACGCACGGTTCGGTATCGTCACTGGAGATGTACCCCTCGAGAACACGGCAACCGATCACTGA